Proteins encoded together in one Drosophila albomicans strain 15112-1751.03 chromosome 2R, ASM965048v2, whole genome shotgun sequence window:
- the LOC117573378 gene encoding uncharacterized protein LOC117573378 isoform X1 yields the protein MAFSTQKEFFHVPFMNESIDFECTDVCVKLKSYPSTNDDRSWSADEEKKSRFVSDLVSCNTPIFWRRGPEGGEPYDRPGGGPGGRGAGGPGGRGGPDDGYYDGRTGKPGQDGGRGGGRGKQGGRGGDGQDRGGGRPGRGRGQGPADGYGGRGQDQYGRGGPDQGRGPGVDGRSGKGRGQGQGPGGYGGTGQDQGGRGPGQGEGSGGYGGSGQDQRGRAPGQGPGGYGGPGQDYGGRGPGQGQGPGGYGGSGQDQGGRGPGQGAGGPGQGPGGYGGPGQDQGGRGPGQGPASGYGSPGQDQGGRGQGQGPGSYGGPGQDQGGRGPEQGAGGPGQDQGGRGQGPGGYGGPGQDQGGRGPGQGAGGPGQGPGGYGGPGQDQGGRGPGQGPASGYGSPGQDQGRRGQGQGPGGYGVSGQDQGGRGPGQGQGPGGYGGPGQDQGGRGPGQGIDGGRPDQGQGPGGYGVSGQDQGGRGPGQAQGPGGGPGQGQGPGSRGSYSGSGQDRDGRGPGQGQGPGGYGGPGQDQGGRGPGQGQGPGGYGGPGQDQGGRGPGQGRDGGRPDQGQGPGGYGVSGQDQGGRGPGQAQGPGGGPGQGQGPGSRGSYSGSGQDRDGRGPGQGQGPGGYGGPGQDQGGRGPGQGLGPGGYGGPGQDQGGRGPGQGRDGGRPDQGQGPGGYGVSGQDQGGRGPGQAQGPGGGPGQGQGPGSRGSYGGPGQDRDGRGPGQGQGPGGPGQDQGGRGPGQGQGPGGYGGPGQDQGGRGPGQGQGPGGYGGPGQDQGGRGPGQGQGPGGYGGPGQDQGGRGPGQGRDGGRPDQGQGPGGYGVSGQDQGGRGPGQAQGPGGGPGQGQGPGSRGSYGGPGQDRDGRGPGQGQGPGGYGGPGQDQGGRGPGQGRDGGGPGQGQGPGGGPGQDQGGRGLGQVQGPGGGPGQGQGPGSRGSYGGPGHDGDKRGQGQGQGQGGYGGPGQDQGVRGPGQGQGPGGYGGPGQDQGGRGPGQGRDGGGPGQGQGPGGYGSPGQDRGGRGPAQGTDIGGSGQGQGTGPYGGVDQGGRGPGQGRDGVGQGQGPGGFRSPGQEQGGSRQGGPGQEQERRGSRIGADKGPGQADQGGRGSGQGRDGGPGVRPGQGGPGPVQGQRGSRAQDGQAPGRAQGPGAYGAQGLDQGGRGYDQGRDGGAPGHGHGPTGFSGGPGQGQDPGGYGAGQGGGPGGYGGGPGKQGGGPGGYGGGPGKQGGGPGGYGGGPGGPGDPRGSLGISDGNPLVGDALINAADETIDNMKDVMAKNNLLPKEIIDELDRSTPPRVENAEIKRIMNQRYDPDKSRELRDKIAELEGSGKISPNDANGLYNLQRSIDDMNTAHEILEVENANLRRLIEKQSRRVSMETIKVDPERSNDVNYLQNKIDGMSKELLVLRQFEEDVMASGGPGSPGGTGRQQPPDLDVETIQQMLSERGGLRNKINTLGYLDKVGPLKKKKGDANYAAGDLARNLEEQNQYIHDMECDIEEMQKYYETEVEQSKYNEELLKCTCNELQQQVIALQPAAQRCKCMQLEIDVLRNELRKRDLALNSYDCQYQQLMNVICELNQKYGNQRGDCPTFEVAECPNVGDDLAFYTGATLEHIRNELDKQVDCFKQMNQNKYSGGQDINNLQDCMDELERLRKLLGEKDGQLGVLIEDNECMCEAALESNKRLNQLDQKVRDLDRDTRYMEDGMRESIGLIQEIGDVARENERLKDRVNNMKTSELQDLTDDLKRQLEDCMKNKQMCEEINKNFKDALRELGADPDNIEKEAKEKIEQQWKAEEEAKRAAEAQAKADEEAKAERMREQARELAEQKAAEDTGKPGEEPSEERQAEGRDALTETPGAKPTGPEVEKITKAEPEQAEAVLREVPKATDRAPSQPGIKSAEAEKAAAKPSDKPVEKPADASADKVADKLVDKPADKSADRPADKPADKAADKPADKAADKPADKAADKPADKSADKQAEKAADKKDVDKPAEKAADKPKDAGKPEPTSAGAAAGQTPAAKAAEKAPAQPITSDPSAAKAGGEKPTAEAVGAKSGAPAADKSGAPAADKAGAATAGQPTEKAVTPPAAAAGAAKQETTGQPTKPAEKSPGQPVTAAGGTKPGEAASDAPPVSAAKKPAAAEQAKAVEKPGVQPTATAAVEKPAAAGQGAKAAEKTGGQPAQAAVAEKPAAAGQPAEKAATQPTGAAGGAKQGPTGAAAKPAEKTPGQPTTATGGPKPGATTGDKTSAPGEKARASGQPGAKPAGAAAGAAGERKGLAAKPGLQGPGKERHGDEGISGAAGGKAAKAPKGKGDDYGRRGKKGSKHMDDTTEEQFDEFVRNTVKTLSAGEIDGVGLERELRKILDMFIDECGFCFCKCNIPKSRFYAICHRLYHHGLHTLDFKDLAYMHKRIFAAAENILPGALFNIIMKDIIAGNSQSLAPLCAPKETPVAEQQCCSCKSSLCCDDTEEKLMIKVMRLENDIENAKMCLKNLKSIPSNISIEAFRMEGGDSPVKDRVLRSSRGGNSIIMYKHIKQARNVKKSVVANN from the exons ATGGCTTTCTCCACCCAAAAAGAGTTCTTTCATGTGCCATTTATGAATGAGTCTATCGACTTTGAATGCACAGACGTATGCGTGAAGTTAAAGAGTTATCCATCGACAAACGATGATCGATCCTGGTCGGCTGATGAAGAGAAGAAATCACGATTTGTCTCGGACTTAGTGTCCTGCAATACACCCATTTTTTGGCGCCGGGGCCCTGAAGGAGGAGAACCTTACGACAGACCTGGAGGCGGTCCAGGCGGCAGAGGCGCTGGTGGACCTGGAGGCAGAGGGGGACCTGACGATGGCTATTATGACGGTAGGACGGGTAAGCCTGGTCAGGATGGCGGTAGGGGTGGAGGAAGGGGAAAGCAAGGCGGTAGAGGCGGGGATGGCCAGGATAGAGGTGGGGGAAGGCCAGGTCGGGGTAGAGGTCAAGGCCCAGCTGATGGCTACGGAGGTCGAGGACAGGATCAATACGGACGCGGAGGACCTGATCAGGGCAGAGGCCCTGGTGTAGATGGGCGGTCAGGGAAAGGACGAGGGCAAGGACAAGGTCCGGGGGGCTATGGGGGAACTGGGCAAGATCAAGGCGGACGTGGACCTGGTCAAGGAGAGGGATCCGGGGGTTATGGAGGCTCCGGCCAGGATCAACGTGGTCGGGCACCAGGACAAGGTCCAGGTGGTTATGGAGGCCCTGGTCAGGATTATGGTGGACGCGGGCCAGGTCAGGGACAAGGACCCGGGGGCTATGGAGGCTCTGGCCAGGATCAGGGTGGACGGGGACCAGGACAGGGAGCAGGAGGTCCTGGCCAGGGACCAGGTGGGTATGGAGGGCCTGGCCAGGATCAGGGTGGACGTGGACCAG GTCAGGGACCAGCTTCTGGTTATGGGAGTCCTGGTCAAGATCAGGGTGGGCGAGGTCAAGGCCAGGGACCAGGTAGTTATGGAGGCCCTGGCCAGGATCAGGGTGGACGGGGGCCAGAACAGGGAGCAGGAGGTCCTGGCCAGGATCAGGGTGGTCGAGGCCAGGGACCAGGTGGTTATGGAGGCCCTGGCCAAGATCAGGGTGGACGGGGACCAGGACAGGGAGCAGGAGGTCCTGGCCAGGGACCAGGTGGGTATGGAGGGCCTGGCCAGGATCAGGGTGGACGTGGACCAGGTCAGGGACCAGCTTCTGGTTATGGGAGTCCTGGTCAAGATCAGGGTAGGCGAGGTCAAGGCCAGGGACCAGGTGGATATGGAGTCTCTGGCCAGGATCAAGGTGGACGAGGACCAGGTCAAGGACAGGGACCTGGTGGTTATGGTGGTCCTGGCCAAGATCAAGGTGGACGAGGACCAGGTCAGGGTATAGACGGTGGACGACCCGATCAGGGGCAGGGACCCGGTGGTTATGGAGTTTCGGGACAAGATCAGGGTGGACGTGGGCCGGGTCAAGCCCAGGGACCAGGAGGAGGTCCTGGTCAGGGACAAGGCCCTGGCAGTCGTGGTAGTTATAGTGGTTCAGGCCAAGATCGGGATGGGCGTGGACCAGGTCAAGGACAGGGACCTGGTGGTTATGGTGGTCCTGGCCAAGATCAAGGTGGACGAGGACCAGGTCAAGGACAGGGACCTGGCGGTTATGGTGGTCCTGGCCAAGATCAGGGTGGACGAGGACCAGGTCAGGGTAGAGACGGTGGACGACCCGATCAGGGGCAGGGACCCGGTGGTTATGGAGTTTCGGGACAAGATCAGGGTGGACGTGGGCCGGGTCAAGCCCAGGGACCAGGAGGAGGTCCTGGTCAGGGACAAGGCCCTGGCAGTCGTGGTAGTTATAGTGGTTCAGGCCAAGATCGGGATGGGCGTGGACCAGGTCAAGGACAGGGACCTGGTGGTTATGGTGGTCCTGGCCAAGATCAAGGTGGACGAGGACCAGGTCAAGGACTGGGACCTGGGGGTTATGGTGGTCCTGGCCAAGATCAGGGTGGACGAGGACCAGGTCAGGGTAGAGACGGTGGACGACCCGATCAGGGGCAGGGACCCGGTGGTTATGGAGTTTCGGGACAAGATCAGGGTGGACGTGGGCCGGGTCAAGCCCAGGGACCAGGAGGAGGTCCTGGTCAGGGACAAGGCCCTGGCAGTCGTGGTAGCTACGGCGGTCCAGGTCAGGATCGGGATGGGCGTGGACCAGGTCAAGGACAGGGACCTGGTGGTCCTGGCCAAGATCAGGGTGGACGAGGACCAGGTCAAGGACAGGGACCTGGTGGTTATGGTGGTCCTGGCCAAGATCAGGGTGGACGAGGACCAGGTCAAGGACAGGGACCTGGGGGTTATGGTGGTCCTGGCCAAGATCAAGGTGGACGAGGACCGGGTCAAGGACAGGGACCTGGTGGTTATGGTGGTCCTGGCCAAGATCAAGGTGGACGAGGACCAGGTCAGGGTAGAGACGGTGGACGACCCGATCAGGGGCAGGGGCCCGGTGGTTATGGAGTTTCTGGTCAGGATCAGGGTGGACGTGGGCCGGGACAAGCCCAGGGACCAGGAGGAGGTCCTGGTCAGGGACAAGGCCCTGGCAGTCGTGGTAGTTACGGCGGTCCAGGTCAGGATCGGGATGGGCGTGGACCAGGTCAAGGACAGGGACCTGGTGGTTATGGTGGTCCTGGCCAAGATCAAGGTGGACGAGGACCAGGTCAGGGTAGAGACGGTGGAGGACCCGGTCAGGGACAGGGGCCTGGGGGAGGACCGGGTCAGGATCAGGGTGGGCGGGGACTGGGTCAAGTCCAGGGACCAGGTGGAGGTCCTGGACAGGGACAAGGACCTGGAAGTCGTGGTAGCTATGGTGGGCCAGGCCATGATGGAGATAAGCGAGGCCAAGGTCAGGGTCAGGGCCAAGGTGGCTATGGAGGTCCCGGACAGGATCAAGGTGTACGAGGACCAGGTCAAGGACAGGGACCTGGTGGTTATGGTGGTCCTGGCCAAGATCAGGGTGGACGAGGACCAGGTCAGGGTAGAGATGGTGGGGGCCCCGGACAGGGACAAGGGCCAGGCGGCTATGGAAGTCCAGGTCAGGATCGCGGCGGGCGTGGTCCAGCTCAAGGAACAGACATTGGAGGATCGGGTCAGGGGCAAGGAACAGGGCCATACGGTGGGGTAGACCAGGGTGGACGTGGGCCGGGACAAGGGCGAGATGGAGTAGGTCAAGGCCAGGGTCCAGGGGGCTTTAGAAGTCCCGGCCAAGAGCAGGGTGGAAGTAGACAAGGCGGTCCAGGACAAGAACAGGAGCGACGTGGGTCACGTATTGGAGCTGATAAGGGACCAGGACAGGCAGATCAGGGCGGCCGTGGGTCAGGTCAAGGACGAGACGGTGGACCAGGTGTAAGACCGGGCCAAGGTGGTCCCGGTCCAGTGCAGGGGCAACGTGGATCTCGTGCACAAGACGGACAAGCACCAGGTCGGGCACAGGGCCCGGGTGCTTACGGAGCACAGGGTTTGGACCAAGGCGGACGAGGTTACGACCAAGGCCGAGATGGTGGAGCTCCAGGGCATGGTCATGGACCGACTGGATTTTCTGGAGGTCCAGGTCAAGGACAAGATCCAGGGGGTTATGGAGCCGGCCAGGGAGGAGGACCTGGAGGATATGGTGGTGGCCCAGGAAAACAAGGTGGTGGTCCAGGAGGTTATGGTGGTGGCCCAGGAAAGCAAGGGGGTGGTCCTGGAGGTTATGGTGGTGGCCCGGGTGGCCCTGGTGATCCTCGAGGAAGTCTTGGCATCTCTGATGGAAATCCGTTGGTCGGTGATGCTTTAATCAATGCTGCTGACGAAACAATTGACAATATGAAGGACGTAATGgctaaaaacaatttactaCCAAAAGAAATTATCGATGAACTGGATAGATCAACACCACCCAGGGTAGAAAATGCCGAGATAAAGCGAATTATGAATCAACGTTACGATCCGGACAAAAGCAGGGAACTTAGAGATAAGATCGCCGAACTTGAAGGCTCTGGGAAGATCAGTCCCAATGATGCAAATGGACTTTACAATCTGCAGAGATCTATTGATGATATGAACACAGCTCATGAAATTCTAGAAGTGGAAAATGCAAATCTGCGACGTCTCATTGAGAAGCAGTCCAGGCGCGTATCAATGGAGACCATTAAAGTCGATCCTGAGAGAAGCAATGACGTTAACtacttgcaaaataaaatcgatGGCATGAGTAAAGAACTTTTGGTGCTGCGACAATTTGAAGAAGATGTTATGGCATCTGGCGGGCCTGGTAGTCCTGGCGGCACTGGCAGGCAACAACCACCTGATTTGGACGTCGAAACTATTCAACAAATGTTATCGGAGCGAGGCGGATTACGCAACAAGATTAACACGCTAGGTTATCTTGATAAGGTTGGTCcattgaagaagaaaaaggGTGATGCCAATTATGCCGCTGGAGACCTAGCACGAAATCTTGAAGaacaaaatcaatatattCATGATATGGAATGCGACATTGaagaaatgcaaaagtattACGAAACCGAAGTGGAACAGTCCAAATATAATGAGGAATTGCTTAAG TGCACCTGTAATGAGCTACAACAGCAAGTGATTGCTCTCCAACCTGCGGCTCAGCGTTGTAAGTGCATGCAATTAGAGATCGACGTGCTCCGCAATGAACTCCGTAAACGAGATCTTGCTTTGAATTCTTACGATTGCCAGTACCAACAGTTAATg AACGTCATCTGTGAGTTAAACCAAAAGTATGGAAATCAGCGAGGCGATTGTCCAACATTTGAAGTAGCTGAGTGTCCTAATGTGGGTGATGATCTAGCTTTCTATACAGGCGCCACGTTGGAGCACATTCGGAATGAATTGGATAAACAGGTCGACTGCTTCAAGCAAATGAATCAGAATAAATATTCGGGTGGCCAAGATATCAACAATTTACAAGACTGCATGGACGAATTAGAACGCCTTAGGAAGTTATTGGGAGAAAAGGATGGCCAGTTGGGTGTATTAATTGAGGACAACGAGTGCATGTGCGAGGCTGCACTCGAGAGTAATAAGCGTCTGAACCAATTGGATCAAAAGGTTCGTGATTTGGATAGGGACACACGGTATATGGAAGATGGGATGCGCGAGAGCATAGGTCTAATACAGGAAATTGGAGATGTTGCTAGAGAGAATGAAAGGCTTAAGGATAGAGTTAACAATATGAAAACTTCAGAGCTTCAAGATTTAACTGACGATCTGAAGAGGCAATTGGAAGACTGCATGAAGAACAAGCAGATGTGTGAAGAAATTAACAAGAATTTTAAGGACGCATTAAGGGAACTCGGTGCTGATCCcgataatattgaaaaagaaGCTAAAGAAAAAATAGAGCAGCAATGGAAGgccgaagaagaagcaaagcGAGCGGCTGAAGCTCAAGCTAAGGCAGATGAAGAGGCCAAGGCTGAAAGAATGCGCGAACAAGCAAGAGAGCTAGCTGAACAAAAAGCAGCTGAAGATACAGGTAAACCAGGGGAAGAACCAAGTGAAGAACGTCAAGCAGAAGGTCGAGATGCATTAACGGAGACACCCGGTGCTAAGCCGACTGGGCCAGAAGTTGAAAAGATTACAAAAGCTGAACCCGAACAAGCAGAAGCTGTGCTAAGAGAAGTACCTAAGGCTACAGATCGTGCACCAAGTCAACCAGGAATCAAATCAGCTGAAGCTGAGAAAGCCGCAGCAAAGCCCAGCGATAAACCCGTAGAAAAACCAGCTGATGCGTCAGCTGACAAGGTAGCCGATAAACTAGTTGACAAACCAGCTGATAAGTCAGCTGATAGGCCAGCTGATAAACCAGCTGACAAGGCAGCTGATAAACCAGCTGACAAGGCAGCTGATAAGCCAGCTGACAAGGCAGCTGATAAGCCAGCTGACAAATCAGCTGACAAACAAGCTGAGAAAGCAGCTGACAAAAAGGATGTTGACAAACCAGCTGAGAAAGCAGCTGATAAACCAAAGGATGCAGGAAAACCTGAACCGACGTCAGCCGGAGCAGCAGCGGGACAAACACCTGCTGCTAAGGCTGCTGAAAAAGCACCTGCACAACCGATAACTTCTGACCCATCGGCTGCTAAAGCTGGTGGTGAGAAACCAACTGCCGAAGCTGTGGGAGCTAAATCGGGAGCGCCTGCTGCGGATAAGTCCGGAGCACCGGCAGCTGATAAAGCAGGGGCAGCGACAGCGGGTCAACCTACTGAGAAAGCAGTCACAcctcctgctgctgcagccggAGCTGCGAAGCAGGAAACAACTGGACAACCTACTAAGCCAGCAGAAAAATCACCTGGACAGCCGGTTACAGCTGCTGGTGGGACCAAGCCGGGAGAAGCAGCATCTGATGCACCACCAGTATCCGCGGCGAAAAAACCTGCAGCAGCTGAACAAGCTAAGGCAGTTGAAAAACCAGGTGTCCAGCCTACCGCGACAGCAGCCGTTGAAAAGCCCGCAGCAGCAGGTCAAGGTGCCAAGGCGGCTGAAAAAACTGGAGGACAGCCTGCCCAGGCAGCAGTCGCTGAGAAGCCTGCAGCTGCGGGACAACCTGCTGAGAAAGCAGCAACTCAACCTACTGGAGCAGCCGGTGGTGCTAAACAGGGACCAACTGGTGCGGCTGCTAAGCCAGCAGAAAAAACTCCTGGGCAACCAACTACAGCTACAGGAGGGCCTAAACCGGGTGCAACAACAGGCGATAAAACTTCAGCACCAGGAGAAAAGGCCAGAGCGTCCGGACAGCCGGGCGCCAAgccagctggagcagcagctggtgcTGCAGGGGAAAGAAAAGGCTTGGCGGCAAAGCCAGGCTTACAAGGCCCTGGAAAGGAGAGACATGGGGATGAGGGAATTAGCGGAGCTGCTGGAGGCAAAGCTGCGAAAGCTCCCAAAGGTAAAGGTGATGATTACGGGCGTCGCGGAAAGAAGGGTTCCAAGCATATGGACGATACCACCGAGGAGCAGTTCGATGAGTTTGTAAGAAATACCGTGAAAACTCTATCGGCTGGCGAAATCGATGGTGTTGGCTTGGAAAGAGAATTGCGAAAAATACTGGACATGTTTATCGACGAGTGTGGTTTCTGCTTTTGCAAATGTAACATTCCCAAAAGCCGATTCTATGCCATTTGTCATCGACTATATCACCATGGTCTACACACTTTGGACTTTAAGGATCTGGCCTACATGCATAAGCGAATTTTTGCCGCAGCAGAGAACATACTTCCTGGCGCTCTCTTTAATATCATAATGAAAGACATTATCGCCGGCAATTCACAGAGCCTGGCTCCGCTGTGCGCTCCTAAAGAAACTCCTGTGGCGGAACAACAATGCTGCTCATGCAAAAGTTCTCTTTGTTGCGATGATACTGAAGAAAAACTCATGATTAAAG TAATGCGACTTGAGAATGATATTGAGAATGCCAAAATGTgcttaaagaatttaaaaagcaTACCATCGAATATTTCCATTGAAGCATTTCGTATGGAAGGGGGCGATAGTCCAGTAAA